In Brienomyrus brachyistius isolate T26 chromosome 2, BBRACH_0.4, whole genome shotgun sequence, the genomic window TTAAGATTCAGGGTGACACTGTTCTTCCTCACTTGCGTGATGTCCCACCTGCCAGCCCCCCCAATCACTGAGGGAATGCAGAGAGATCTGTTCACTCGGGAACATCCGGAGAACGGAGCTGGCTGATTTATGTGCGGACAGCAAACCTACCCCCGCTTTCCAGGGAGGCTGGGACAGATTTCGGAGGCCCACAGATGTCTCCGTATATGGGGTAGATGCTGATGTTGTACGTTGTACTGGGGTGGAGATTCCCTGGAACGGGGCGGGGTACAAGGCCTTCTTAAAAACACACTTCTCAGTAATTTTAGCAAAATAATAGGTACTCATGAATACGCTAATGAATGAAGGAGAAAGTTAGTTGTAATGTCGGTATGCCCAAGAGAAGATGAAAGCACAGCATTTAACAGTAATATCGCAGTGTATGACAGCACTTAAACAAGTAAACACAGGCACAAAGAAGTCTACATCGGTGTTCCTTAGCCCAGTTTACTGGGAGTCCCaaagactgggttgagaaacactagtCTATAGGCTGATGTGTTATTCGGTGAGTGTGTTTGCTGGAGGTACCATGCAGGACTGCGCTGGAGAAGTTGGGCTGAACTCGCAGCCACCGGCTGCTGCTGGCATCTTGACTCGCCACCCACTCGATGGCGAATTCGCTGACGGCTCGCTCTGTCTCTCCCATTTCCCACTCAACAAGAGCTGTGCTGCCTTGCGTGGTGGCCCAGATGCCCAGCACAGGTGGAGCGTCTGAAATTATGTCATTgtctgggggtgtgtgtgtggggggggggtcacaataGACCAGGGAAGCTGATAAGACACACAAAGTGGAGTGTTTTGTGACACCTACTGGTCAGAGAGTGCAATGGCCCACAAGGTTTCAGTAAGCAGCTCACTGTCCTACTGCCCTTTTCTCGTCTAGGGCTCATATATTCTTTTACCACTGTAAAAACTAAGAACAAACAGGTGTTGTGAAAATGCAAAATGACATCATTAAAGAATACCGGACTGTCTGGGGCGGGCAGAAGTAAAAAGCACAAACTGGATGCTGATGAGAACGCTATGCAAGTGGACTGACCTGCAGAGGGCAACCGCAGCCGGCTGACGGGAGACACGCCTGCGCTGTTGTATGCCGTGACGATGATGTCATATTCTTCCTCCCTTGCGTCAAAGCTGATCTTCAGGTCTGTGGTCTTCACCGTAACACTCTTAGTTTGGTTTGTATAATTAACCCAATAGCCGAGAATAGATCCATGGCTCTCCTCCAAGGCCTAAAACAAATATATGATCTATCGTCATCCAGCGTGGGAGGGGAGAAAAACTGGACTGTTACCATGGAGACCATGCTGACATCACCTTCCACATCAGCCAGACTTTACGGAGTCTGTCAGGCCGCCCAGTGTCCACGCGCTGACAGACATCCACAGAGTGTCTGGGGGCTGATGAAAGAAATGAATACAAGAATGTTGTGCTTCGATAACTGTTAAATACTAGGGCAAGCTGttttaacattaaataaataGGTGGGACAGTAATTTTAGATATCTGCATTGCAATTCCTACTAGTACAATCTGGTATTTCAGATGTCTGTAATTCAACTTTCACCAGTAGAAATGCTGATATCCTTACAGTGCCTTATCCCACTTTCAGCTGATGTCCACAATTAATTTGTAGATATCTGCAattgtgggggcggcatggtggtgcggtggttagcacttttgcctcaaacctctggcacccgggttcgagtctccacctgggtcacatgtgtgtggagtttgcatgttctccccaagtcgttgtggggtttcctccggtttccccccacagtccaaaaacatgctgaggctaattggagttgctaaattgcccataggtgtgcatgtgacagtgaatggtgtgtgagtgtgccctgcgatgggccggccccccatcttgggttgttccctgcctggtgcccattgcttccgggataggctccagaccccccgtgacccagaaggataagcggtttggaaaatggatggatggatggatggacacctgTGTTGTGCTCAACACAACAACTCACACATTAACATAAGGGAACATTACATGAAAGAGTATCAGCAGAAGTCAGTGCTGTTTCCAAGCCACAGAGTTTTGATCTGACAAAGTCAGCAGTGACTACAGCATTTAGCAAGAACTCAGTACCTCATGTTGTGGGACTTTTGTGGTGTGTAAGGAAAACAGGCAACAGAGCTTCCCcgcaaaaaaagaaacaaaaacacacaatgtTTTTCCCAGAAAGaaagaagagagaaaaaaatctatGATAAAATCTGTTGCAACATGTTCAAAGAATTGCAATAAAAGCAGAAGTCAGGCTAACCTCCGTTAGCGTGCTGTTGGTGCTCTAATGGCGAAGTCATGTGGTTCAACGTGCCAAGAAAGTACGTTTATCTTCTGCTTCTGATATTATTTCACGTATTGTATATTAATCTCTTGGTCTTGCTCTCATTTAATTAGCAAAATTTTACACTTAGAAATGCTTTTCGACCTTGTTTTTCCAGTCGAAGTTTCAGTCCATCAGATCTGGTACGCTCTAAATCCAAACCGAAATCACAGGGGGACATGCATGGACACGGACCACGTCCATTGAGCTCACCTACCAATCTCTAGGGTCTTCGCCGTGCGATTGTTGCTTGGGGGGCCCCAAAGTTTGCTACCGATTGTAGCGCAGGCAACTTTGACACAATATTCAGTAAATGGCTGCAGGCCATTAATCTCTTGTGAACAAATTGTCTTGCATCCAGGATGGAGAACCTGGGAAGAGAAACTCCTACCGTTACTGTGCATTTTGCATGTATTTGAACCATATATGACACTCCAGTTATAGCATGGTGTTAAAGGCGCTCTGTGTTGCGCTTATTTAATGTACCTCTTTCCAGTGGTCACTGCTAACTGGCCTGTAGTACACCATACACCGCACTGCGAAACACTGAGCAGGATTCCACTTCACGGAGATAGAGTCATTTGTTATAGACGTAATCGATATGTCCACTGGCTTGGGTGACATGGCTGGAAAAGGGCAGCAAGCACCATAATTCATTAACTTCAATAAAAATGTCATAAATAGTGAAAAAATGTTAGAAACTATAAATGTCGTAAATCAATATCTACATGTTATATGGGTGAAATGAAACAAAGATTCAGCTACACTGGAATGCTTTGTTTTACATATCCTGACTTATTCTCCTTtctcctttgagacacacacacacacacacacacacacatgcagggtaTACCTacccttatggggcccgctaattcacttctatgggaaaaatgctaacgctaactatgacaaccttaacccccacccagctctaaccataaccataagtaaccaagcaaaatacaagagtttttgcatttttaactttttcatagcagtcactgaattttataaaatagagttttcccttatggggaccggtttactggtccccataagggtaaaaaaaaaaaaacggatatttatcacgatatggggacattgtgtccccataaggataggtatacccgctcacacacacacacacacacaaacacacacacacacacacacacacacacacacacacacacacaaacacacacacacacacacacacacacacacaaacacacacacacacacacacatacacacacacacacaaacacacacacacacacacacacaaacacacacacacacacacacacacacacacacacacacacacgtatacagCTGAGGGAGCAGCTTGCATCCCTGGAGCACTAATCTGATTGTGGGGTTTGGCTTGAAAAAAACAGAGACAGTATTCAGGGGTGCTGGAGTCGCCCCCAAAATCTGCCATTGGGGTTCCCCCATGCCTGGGAAAAATtcgatttacatttacagcatttggcagactcCCTTAACCAGAGCCAGTGGTTTGAAGTCTAATCAGTGAATAACATTCTGGTACTGGTTCAAAATAACCTGGCTAAGATACAAGAGTACAGCCTACTGGGGGCCAACCCCTACCCCTCACTGCAAAATCTGCTGCGGGGATCCTAGCAGGGTATTcaaagtgacattttgtcagggagcCCAGAATTCCTACCTATTAAAAACTGTAAGACTCCCCTTGTTATGTGCTGTATGTCAGAAATGGTCCCGGTCCCGGTCCCGGTACTCTAAAACTCTTAACACTAAGGCATCATTACCTCTTTCCAGAGTTTTCACCAGGAAAGGATGAGACAGGGTCACCCTTTGGTTCCTCGTGTTCCATGCTATGATTGTTACATTAAATTGTCCCAGAGTGTTGAATGCCAATTTACAGTCCAGGTTCTCAGAACTAAGAAACATTTTGATACATTTTACTATAAACATTGTATCAACAATGATTAGCCTACTACAAAAAGCACGTAACATTAAACAGCTCATTTGATATATAGGGAACTCTGCGTAAGTACTGCTGGTTGTTTGGACATGATTTTGCTACGTTGGTATATGAGTCAGAGATACTCACCTTGAAATTAGCAAGGAGTATTTTAAAATTCCTCTCTGGTTATGCATCCAGCTGCAGGTGACAGACTTCTCAGGATAAACATAACAGGAAATGTTTTTCACTGCCTCTGAAAACAGGAATCctgcaaaataaatatataaataaatacattttaaattaaacaaTGATACATTAGCAATTGAAATACCTGGAACTGGACGCATCACACGTTTTACTTCAACAGATTCTCTCAAACTTATGTTCAATGcagttatttgttcagtgtggaagaaaatgtcattttaacGACACCCGGTCTCAAGCTGGCTCAGGGAAAGAACTTCATTCATGGACAATACCTGAGACACAGCCAGCaactgtaaagtgctgggtttGTACAGTTAATTGTTTATTTGATTCTGAGATAACAAGGAAGCattaaagtaaataaagtaATCAGCCACCTATCCAGCGTTGGGTGTAACTCAGGCTTGTACCCTACGGTGTTGGTAACAGGGTCCAAGCAGCCCcattaagataggataagaggtTGGAAGTCagctggatgaatggatggatggatattctacATACCTTGTCCCGAGAGTAGAGGGAAATCACATTCCCCATTGTCACCAAAACACTGGTTCAGATGTTCAGATGCTGAACACTGTTTCAGATCATTTACATGTAGTGTGCATTCTGGAATAGTTGAGGTAATTAAGTATTGCATCTTTTCACAACTCATTAAGTGATACATCGTAATACATTCCAGTGAACAACAGGTCACTTGCATGCATTTCAGAGCATCATCATCAtagaaatatacatattttagaAATATTTACCCAGCTGGCTGTTTCGGGCTTTACCACCACAGCTGGCGTGAGAAATTACACCTGCATTAAAACAACGTTTCAGAGATATCGcaccaaattaaaaaaaaaaaaaaatcttttgatAAGAGGGCGTGATCAAAGGACTCTCAAGTTTAATTAGGAAAAAAATCCATAGTTTAATGACTATGAATCTATCCAGGCATCTTAATAATACCTCATCCAATAGAGGGTTACAGCACATCATTAAACAACATTTATATATGATATGGGTGGGAATCATGCTGTTCTTTGTTTTAATAATGCCTGAGTGACATGAATTGATAGAAAAAAATCCTGTTAAAATGAGCAAAATTAAACACTGTCTGACTGGTAGACATAAGTAAAATGACACAATTAAACAATGCAGGCCCACAAAGCCTGTATAGCCTGTCAACATTTTACTAGTGTACATTATGATTTACTACGTGCTAgcatgtctgtgaggttatgTTAGCTTCAGATGCTAGCGGAATTAGCATTAGCTGGAGTAAATTTGCATCACAAATCCATTCCTTTCACCTGCTTTTAGTACTTTAGGATTTTATCAGGAATGCATCAATActattaataatgaataatatatggAATATGCCCTCTGATCTGCGGTAGTCCCATGTATTTCGACcaataagatgatggtgatGCAACCAGGTCAGTTTAGGATGCTTTTCCACTACACcaggtactgtacttttggtatgCTACTTTCGgtacttttccattgacttttgGTCGAGTACTTTTTTGGTATTTCTGTACTTTGAGGTGAGACTGGCAAATACTTTCTTTGTCGACTGGTTATGCAAACAGCTTCCATCTGAAACACGCACAGCTGGACAAATTAAACGACTCAATGTTTAACTGCGACTTGGTCAGACAAGAAATAAAAATTGTGTAATATGCTAGGGCTGCAAGAGGCGAGGCACAATGCAGGGAAGGATGAGACGATCCATGTAGCAGCTCCAACGAAAACAAAGACTTTACTAAACTCAAAAAAAGCACAGTAAAGCACACTAAAGCACCACAGGACAAAGCAAAACAGGTAAATGACAAACTAAGGCAGGGGGCAACACATGAGCAACCATAGCAAATCATTAGCAAATACAGGGCAACAAAAATGACTGGCTCCACTATCCCCTGGCTATTCAAAGGCCTTTCTTTGTTGGAACTTACATCCCTCACCCCCTCTTCAGTTCCTGACCCAGCGGTGCTCTGGTCAGAGTCGGGTCATGAAgtacgagcccccccccccaccaccaacccTGTTCTGTCCCCCTCAATCCCTGTTCCATCCTCACCGGCTCCAGTAGTGCTGCCACTTagcctgctgagtcacacactaaaGGCTATGGAGCATGTAAGACTCAGGGAACACAGGGAAGGGGGTGACTAGTGACCCCAACTGGCCACAAAGGGAGCCTGACCAACTGAAAGGGTTCTACAGGGTTTTATGCAGATAAATCACAAAATTTCgcatctgtctgtcatctgtctgttagtctctctctctcaaataTTTTGTGATATTTACCAGTTCAGTGTCCAATAATTTGGCAAAATGTGCAACTAAGGACCATATTTAGTTTATGGCAAACGATAAGAAGTTAGTCACTGTCACACTAACAAATTAAAATAAGTGAAAACTCTAGAACCAAGCCTCCAGTATTTTAGGGACTGTTGCATGCATGTTATATTTACAAGGAACACAGGAAATATGGCAAACACGGGACAAACTGTGTTCCATGTGATCGTGTATATTGGGCTTAATTTTGGGATTAATTTCTCCACCTTACTTTGCACAGTGGGCTTATTGTAGGCTTGTTTTCAGGGTTGAGGCTGCTTGTCCTAGGAGACTTGGCAACGTAGGAATGACTCACATAATTCACAATGAAAAACCATCTCTATGAGGTTTGTCTCGGGTATGGACTGGGTCTTggcggcagtggaaaagcaccattagTTCAAAGCCTCCGTTCATTACAACTCACCCATGTAAATGGGCCTTGGGGCAAACCTTTGTGAAAGGTTTTATAATCAGGAAAGGAATTGAATTGAATCTAATGGAATCTAACGGAATTGAATTTGTGTGGGACATTTATGCCAAAGCCAGTGATACACCATCTACATGATACTCACACCTGAGAACCCAGGAGGTTAGTATAAAACCCTAAGgccagactgacattcaaacgccaacatattttttaatttaacaaacaaacaagaacattaGGTTCAGGACACACCATGTATTCAAGTAAGGACTGCACGTTTATGAATGTGGTTATGAATTTATAACCTACATTTAACATGTTTTGACCATCTGGAGTTTACCATGGTGTGACTGAGCCCTGAAGCTTTGTACTGTTTGTATTTTACACAATATATTGCGCCATCACCATGCTACTCAGAAATTGACCTTCAGGTCTAACTGGAAGTCAACTGGTCAACTGTCAAGATGACACAGAATTCGGTGGGAATCAAATGGATTAGAACTCCATGGTACCCACCTGATACTGATGTCAAGAAGGTAAAGAGACACAAGGAATAGTCAAGGTCCGGTCCGTACACTGTGTGGAAACAAAAGCGTACTTTAATAAGATTCCACACATCATCTAATGATCTTCGCAAAAACCTTTTCCCCTCAACAGCATCACTGAAGCTCTCACACATGAACACAAAGAGATCTAGATATATCCCCTCACAAACAATTCCATAAAAAAACCTTTATTCCAAAAGAccaaacacacatgcatatattGACTAGAGAAAAGGCATGGAAAGAACCTCATACAGTTATATGTTTCGCTCACAAACATTCAGCCTCCTAATCATGCCACCTAAATGACTCACAGATACTCAACCTCTATGTAAACGTAGACCGACATACAGCAAATTAACTACGAGGGCTGTGTTCATCATGCAATATACAGCTCTAAATGGGCTTATGTTGCAAAATGTGCGTCCCAAACTCTCATATAAAAAAATTGGTTTTAAACCATTATAttgtaaatttaaatttcatttaaattacaTAATATTGATAATGTCTAGGATTCCTAACAGCAGTATAAGGTATTATATAAATGTCACAAttaattaaacataattaagCAAAACTTAATTCAAATATGAACAGCTACTGTACAATTAAGCTTATCAAGACAACTCACTGTTCGAGAgaatcccagagtctcagtGAGGTTGGGAAGTTGTGTTGGGCAGGTGACACAGAACACAGCCCACGACAGCCGTCTCTCTGGTCTTTCACCATGCTTTTCCGGTATGACTGATAAATACCATCACCACCCTTAGcatgattttcccactatattCTAACATCCTCCTTTCTCAGAAACAGAACCAAAATGCAAGACATTGCGCAACTGGTCTTAACTAGTTTTATCTGCTAAAATAAGTTCAAAATATTGTCATATGTTAAAACACTTACAAAAGCTCAAATTCGTATCCCCTTGTACACGCAGAGAGCCACAGGTTAAGGGGATAAAATGACATTGTTTTTACAGTCCAGAGAGCTAACATGTTTATAATTAGCCGACCCTTACAAATGATGGTTCGGCTGGACAAATACTTTGAAAGTGAGATGTTCTTGGAAGAGATGGAGTATTAGTGATTCCCTCAAGGTCATGATGCACACTGCAGTCTGGATGTGTTTGTGTAGCCTGGTCCACGCATTAAA contains:
- the LOC125720151 gene encoding interleukin-31 receptor subunit alpha gives rise to the protein MYGPDLDYSLCLFTFLTSVSGVISHASCGGKARNSQLECTLHVNDLKQCSASEHLNQCFGDNGECDFPLLSGQGFLFSEAVKNISCYVYPEKSVTCSWMHNQRGILKYSLLISSSENLDCKLAFNTLGQFNVTIIAWNTRNQRVTLSHPFLVKTLERAMSPKPVDISITSITNDSISVKWNPAQCFAVRCMVYYRPVSSDHWKEVLHPGCKTICSQEINGLQPFTEYCVKVACATIGSKLWGPPSNNRTAKTLEIAPRHSVDVCQRVDTGRPDRLRKVWLMWKALEESHGSILGYWVNYTNQTKSVTVKTTDLKISFDAREEEYDIIVTAYNSAGVSPVSRLRLPSADNDIISDAPPVLGIWATTQGSTALVEWEMGETERAVSEFAIEWVASQDASSSRWLRVQPNFSSAVLHGNLHPSTTYNISIYPIYGDICGPPKSVPASLESGVIGGAGRWDITQVRKNSVTLNLKGYPAGQGNSLPKYNMTLTSKNGAQNFLVTSANQTFTIRHLTANTDYFLKVLAGASPSQLTSESFTTPLYDTEDILYAILPPTFLILLVLVLLTHYRTVYMGYLCPLIPNPSCSSIRQWGSLSAPEVTPKLLDLELLSTVELPAENFSIQVMPSEPPVITEAMEEDPDYIENYTPNFWDMFFKKTDVS